TGGGGCGCCGTCGCCTGGCCTCGCGAGTACGGCGGGCGCGAGGCCACGCCGCTCGAGCAACTCGTCTACGCCGAAGAGACGACCCGGGCGAAAGTCCCGGTCCCGCTGAATATCATCGGGATCAACAACATCGCTCCCGCGATCATGCAGTACGGCACTGCGGCACAACGGCACGAGCTGCTCCTCCGCATGCAGCGCGCGGACGACATCTGGTGCCAGGGCATGTCGGAGCCCGAGTCCGGATCCGACCTGGCGTCCCTGCGGACCCGCGCGGTGCGCGACGGCGATTCGTTCGTCGTCACCGGGCAGAAGATCTGGACCTCGCTGGGCCACCGCGCCGACTGGTGCCAGCTCTACGTGCGGACCGACCCCGAAGCGCCACCGCACAAGGGTATTTCGTGCCTGATCGTGGACATGTCGCTACCGGGCATCGATGCCCGGCCGCTGGTCACCCTGAACGGCGACGCGGATTTCGCCGAAGTCTTCTTCGACGAGGTGCGAGTACCCGCGGACGCACTGCTCGGTCCGCTCGACGGCGGCTGGCAGGTCGCGGCCACCACCTTGAGCCACGAGCGGGCGGGTGCGGCCCGGCTGTACGCCGAGATGCGAGTTCGCCTGCTGGACTTGGTTTCCGATCTCGGGACCACCGAGATCAGCGGCCGCGTGGCGACCGACGATCCCGCGGTGCTGCGCCGTCTCGGCGAACTCGACGTCCGGATCGCCTGCCTGGAGGTGCTGTGCAAGCGCGCGATATCCGCCGGGCTGCACGGCGGTGACGGTTTCGCCGACGCGAGCCTGGCCAAATCGGTCTGGGGCGAACTGGGTCAGGATCTGGCGGAACTGGCGTTCGACACGCTGTGCGAGGACGGCGCCACCGGACCGTGGGCCGACTTCCGCCTGACCGCGCGAGCGCTGACCATCGCCGGTGGCACCACCCAGATCAACAAGAACATCACCGCCCGCCGCGTCCTGGGATTGCCACGATCATGAACCTCGAACCGACCGCCGAACAATCGGCCCTGCGCGAGACGACCCGCCGGTTTCTCGCCGATCAGGCGACCGTGGCGGATCATGTGCGTCCCCTGCTGAACGACCCGACCGGCATGACCGACCCGGTCTGGCGGGGTCTGGCCGCGATCGGTGCCACGGCCGTGCTGGTACCCGCCGAGCACGGTGGTCTCGGCCTGTCGATGGTCGAGGCCGCGATGGTCGGCGAGGAGTTCGGCGCCGCGCTGCACCCGGGCCCGTGGCTGTCGAGCGCCGTCGCCGCCACCAGAGCCCTGCACCGGTTCGGCGCCACCGACCCGTACGCCGGCCTCGCCGCGGGGACCACCATCGCGACGGTCGCCCTCCCGTGGGCCGGCGCCTCGGACCTCAGCCACGAACGCGACGGCGCGGTGCTGCACGGAGTGCTCGACGAGGTACCCGACGCCGCGGCCGCCGACGTCCTGCTGGTGGCGGCCGAGCACCACGGGCCCGCGGTCCTCATCGCCGTGCCGACCGCGTCACCGGCCGTCCGGATCGAGGCCCGGAGCGGAATCGATCAGAGCCGCAAGATGTTTCGGGTGACCCTCGACGACGCACCGGGTGTGGTGCTCGCCACCGCGGACTACGACGTGGTCGCGGCGCTGACCGACGACGTCCTGGTCGCCGGCGCGGCCGACGCGCTCGGCGCCGCGAGCCGACTACTGGCCATGACGCTGGACCACGCCAAGACGCGCCGGCAGTTCGGACGGCCCATCGGCGGCTTCCAGGCTGTGGCCCACCTCTGTGTCGACATGTACGAGACGGTCGAACTCGCCCGCAGCGCGGTGATGTACGCCTCGTGGGCCGCGGACGCCGCCGATCCCGCCGAGCGCCACCTCGCCGCACTGCGAGCCAAGGCCCTCTCCGGCCGCCTGGCCGGCGTGGGCGATCAGGCCATCCAGGTGTTCGGCGGTATCGGCTACACCTGGGAGCACGACGCACACCTCTACCTCAAGCGACTGCTGAGCTACAGCCGCCTGCTGGGCAGCCCCGATCGCTACCTGGAACGGGTCGGCCGGGAACTGGTGCGCAGCCACGAGACGAGCAACCGGACCGGGATGTGAACACCTGCCGCCGCCGCATGGCCGACCCGTGAGCCGCGTCCGGACGGTCCGCCGATCGGCGGAGGCACCGGCCCGCCGATAACCGGAGACGCGGCCGCGCTCGCCGTCCCGGTGGAGAACGTTTGCCCGACAAGGTGATTCAGGTGCCGGGGAGCAGTTCGGCGACGAGTTCCTGCACGAGTGCACGGATGTCGTCGCGGATCGCCCGGACGGTGGCGATGTCCTGACCGGCCGGGTCGCGCAGTGTCCAGTCGCGGTACTCGACGCCGGGGAAATACGGGCAGGTGTCGCCGCAGCCCATGGTGACGACCACGGTGGAGGTCGCGACGGTATCGGCGGTGAGGATCTTCGGCGTCGCGGTGGTGATGTCGATGCCGACTTCACGCATGACCGCGACGGCGGCGGGATTGATCCGGTCGGCGGGTTCGGTACCGGCGGACCGGACCTCGACGGCATCACCGGCGAGCGCGGTGAGGAAGCCCTGAGCCATCTGCGAGCGTCCGGCGTTGTGGACACACACGAACAACACGCTGGGTGGGGTGGAAGTCATTGCGCAGCAAGTTCTTTCAGTCAGCGGTGGCAGGCTCGGCGACGGCGGTCCCGGCGACGGCGGTCTCCGTCCCGGCGGTGGCAGTGGCGGGGTTGACGGCGGCGGTGGTCCCGGCGGTCCGGGTCCCGGTGGTGGCGGTCTCGGCGGTGGCGTCGGCGACGGCGGTAGTTCCGTCGGTAGCGGATGGCGTGGGGTAGCAGAGTGTGGCTATGGCGAGGCCGAGTAGTGCGCCGAGCAGTTGGGCGGCGATGAACGCGGGGGCGGAGGTGGGGGCGATGCCGGCGAAGCTGTCGGTGAACATGCGGCCGATCGTGACGGCGGGGTTGGCGAAGCTGGTCGACGAGGTGAACCAGTAGGCCGCGCCGATCCACGCCGCGACCGCGGCCGGGGCGACAGCGGTGCGGCCGGTGCGGGCCAAGGCGGTGACGAGCGCGATCAAGCCTGCGGTGGCGACGATTTCGCCGAGCAGGTGCCCACCCGTGACGCGGTGGTGCGCCGAGATGTGCACGGCGGCCTGATCGAACATCGCGTCGGCGACGACCGTGCCCGCGACCGCACCGCCGGTCTGCGCCGCGATGTAGGCAACGGTGCCCGCGAGACCGGCCAGGGTGCGGCGGCCGGTCAGCCAGTCGGCCAGTGACACAACCGGATTGAGGTGAGCGCCGGAGACCGGTCCGAACAGCAGGATCACCACGGCCAGCCCGAGGACGGTGGCGGTGGAGTTCTCCAGCAGCTCCAGACCGGGCTGACCGGGCGACAGCTGCTGTGCGGCGATACCGGACCCGACGACGACCGCGACCAGCACACCGGTACCAATGAACTCGGCCAGCAGCGCTCGCCCGGTGGAGGTCAGCCGCAGCACTGCGCACCCGAGGCGACGGCAGCGGCCTTCGTCTCGGCCGAACAGCATGCGCTCTCGGCCGTGGTGGTGGCCGGGCCGCAGCAGGCCGTGACCGCAGCACCGGCGAATTCCGGTGCGGCGCCGAAGGTCTCGCTGTCGGCCAGGACCGTGTACACCTCCCAGCGTTCGCGGTCCGGGGCGGTCACCCAGACCTTGTCCTGGGTGGCGAAGCAACAGGTGGTGGCGATCTGTTCCTCGGTGAACATGCCCGCGTCCGACAGGCGCGCGATCTCGGCGTGGACCCGGCCGGAGGTCTCCACTTCGACGCCGAGGTGGTCGAGGGTGCCGCCGGAGCCGGGGTTCTCCAGCAGCACGAGCTTCAACGGGGGTTCGGCGATCGCGAAGTTCGCGTAGCCGGGCTCGAGCTTGGCCGGTGCGGTGCCGAACAGGGTCGAGTAGAACGCGATCGCCCGGTCGAGATCGTCGACGTTGAGAGCGAGCTGCACACGGGACATGGCCGAACCTCCACAGTTGTGAGACATATATCGAAAAGCTTGGCGAGTGCCGAGTCTGCCACCTTTACGACATATGTCAATACCTGCGGGTAGAGTCGGTCACATGCCCAAGGCACTGCCCGTGATCGACATGTCCGCCCCCGTCTGCTGCACGCCCGTCGCCGCCGCCCCGGTCGACGACGCCGCCGCGCTCGAGGTGGCGCTGCGGTTGAAGGCGCTCGCGGATCCGGTGCGGGTGAAGCTGGTGTCGCTGCTGTTGACCAGTCCCGCGGGTGCGGAGAACAGCGGGGACCTCGCGGCGGCGGTCGGCGTGTCGGAATCGACTGTCTCCCACCATCTCACGCAGCTGCGCAAGGCCGGCCTGGTCGACTCCGAACGCCACGGCATGAACGTGCTCCACCGCGGCCGCCGGGACGCGCTCGCCGCGCTGTGCCGGGTCCTGGACCCCAACTGCTGCACGTGAACTCGGCCACCCGCCTCAGTTCGTCCGGCTACCGATCGCCCGCGCCAGAAACGGCCAGGACCGATGCAATTCGTCCTCCCAATAGCCCCACGAGTGGGTACCGTCCGGCCGATCGTCCACTGTCACAGGGATATTCAGACTGTGCAGCCGATCGGTGAGGTTCACGGTGCAATAGTGGATCGCGGCTTCGATCGGTCCTCCGAACGCGATCTGCACCGGCAACGGGATCCGGCCCTCCTGCACGCGCCGATCGGCCGGGGTGTCGTGCGGCGCCGCCGGAACACCGTTGCCGGCACTGAGATAGATCGCGGTTCCGCGCAGCTGTTCGGCGTGCAGTAGCGGATCGTTGGCGCGCCAGACGGGACTGTCGGCGGGACCCCACATGTTCTCGACACTGCTTGCGCCACCCCAGTTCTCGACCGTGATGCGCACGAACTCGTGCCCGACCGGGTCGGAGGTCTGCGCGCATCCGCTGTAGGAGGCCACGCTGTTCCAGAATCCGGGTTTGGCGATGGCCAGATTCAGCACCGAGGTACCGCTCATCGACACACCGGCGGCGGCGCGTTTCCCGTCCGCGTGCAGATACTCCTCGATGATCGGTGGCAGTTCGTCGTCGAGGAAGGTCTGCCATTTGTTGCGGCCGAGCACCGGATCGTCACGCAGCCAGTCGGTGTAGTACGAACTGCTGCCGCCGATCGGGTTGACCACGTTCACATCCTGGCCGCGCAGGAAGTCCAGCGCGTCGGTCTGTGCGTCCCAACCACTTTCGTTCGGTCCCCCCTGAGAACCGTTGAGCAGGTACAGCGTCGGTCGTGGTGCGGGGTCCGCGGCATGGAGGACCTGGATCGGGACGGTCTTGTTCATGGCCGGGGAGAAGACGGTGACCATCTCCTGCCGATCACCGGCGGGCTCGGCGGACACGACCCCGGCGGTATCCGGTGCGGCGGTGACGGGTGCGCTCGTCACCGCCATTCCGGTGGCGGCGAGCAGCGCGCACGCCAGACCCCAGTGCACTGCCGTCGAACGTATGGATCGAGTTCCCACAATCGTCCCCTTCTGTCCGGGTTGCGTCGGTCTCGGAATCGCGGTGCGGTAGGACTTCGCCCTGCCCGGGTCGATGGTTTGCCGGTCGCACACGTTGTTTCGCGCAGCCCGGTGCGAGCGACAGGGGCGGGCCGCCCGCACAATGTATATCAGCCTCGGGCGCAACGGGTTTCACGGTCGTCAGGCCGGGCCGAGCGTGGCGATCGGCTCGCTCGTCGGCTGGGGTGAACCGGCGGCCGGCTCGACGGTGAGCGCGAGCACGTCCGTGGCCCGGTACGGCACGGACACCGGACCGGCCGGCAGCGCCGGCACGACGGCGACCGAGCGCGGCGGTGCACCCTCGGCGACCAGCCAGATCTGATAGGACTGCCCGGCCGCCGGCGCGGGCACGCCGTCGAAGCGGACCTCCGCTGTCCTCGAGGACGCCGAGGCGCGGATCGCCAGTCGTCCGCCGGTCCGCACCTCGGCCACGCGGATGTCCGGCGCGGTGTCGGGACCCGCGGCGACGCGCTCGTCGCCGGGACCGGGACGATCGGCCAGACGCCCATGAACGGCGACCGCACCGCCGCCGAGGGCCAGCACGATCGCCACCGCCGCCACGACCGTGCCGAACCGGACGCGACGGCGGGTCTCCGGAACCGGTGCGATCAGGACCGGGTCGCACGAGGTCCGCACGGCGTCGTCGAGTGCGCGGATGATCCGCCGCTCCAGCTCGGGAGGTGCCGGGCTGGCGGTCAGGATGCTCATCGTGGCGAGCGTGCCGCGCACGATGTGGACGACCGCGTCGAATTCGGCGGCGGTCAGCCGGTCGGCGCGACGCCGCCGCCGTTCGATGGCCCGGCGCTCGAATTCGCCCATCGCGTCCAGCGCGTACGGGTAGGCCAGATCGAGCAGTTCGGGATCCGACGGGACGGGATTCATCGCAGCCCCCGTCCCGACAGCGCCACCGACAGCTTCTTCAGTCCGTCACGGATGCGGGCCTTCACCGTCGCCAGCGGAATGCCCAGGCGCTCGGCCACTTCCGGATAGGTGAGGCCGCCGTAGTAGGCGAGCATGATCGTTTCCCGCTGCACCGGCGTCAGCGTGCCGAGGCAGCCGCGGACGGCGCGTTCCTCCAGCGTCTGTTCCACGGCTTCGCTGACGCTGTCGTAGTCGCGGCTCAGAACCGCCACGCCGTAGACGGTTTCGCGTCCGCTGGCGGCGCTGTCGGCGCGGATCCGGTCGACGGTGCGCCGATGGGTGAGCATCATCAGCCAGCCGATCGGACCGGCCATCCGCTCGTCGTAGCGTCCGGCCAGCGACCACACCTGGAGATACACCTCCTGGGTGATCTCCTCGGCGGTGGCGCGGTTGCGCACCGTGCGCAGCGCGAGTCCGAATACGCGATGGCTGGTCCGGCGATACAACACGGTGAACGCGTCCCGATCACCGTCCGCGACCGCCGCGAGCAGTTCGGCCATCCGCGCGGACGAGGTCTCGTCGGCCTCCGGCTCGGCCACCGAAACGAGCTGCCGGGACGCCGACGACACTCCGTCGTCCGGTTCGGTCACGCCCGTACCTGCATGATTCCTCCGAAGCGGTTCGCAGTGATCGGGCCGGGTCCGGCGGGTGCCGACGGCCGTGGCCGGCATCAGGCGGCCGTCGCCACAGCGGTCCCGGACAATGCGAATCCGACAGCGACGCAAGGGTGAACCGGTTCCATGGTTGTCCTCATGGGAGGGACTTCGTGGTCCGGCGGGCCCCGGTTTGGTCGGCCGGCGAATCTTTTCGGTCCGGCCGCGGAATCCCTGCGAGCGAACGTTCTCCACCCGGGATGTCGCGCAACGCGGCCCGCACAGCTACCCTCCGGTACTACCGATCTGTGGGCAGGGGCTCGCCGACCTGAATCGTGCACCCACATCCGCGCACGTCCGATCCGAAAACGGATGACCATGGCAGATGATCAGCGTTTCCGCCCGACCGGCCTCGATCTCACCGGTGAGCACCCACCCGAACCACCGGATTCGTGCCCGGTCCACGCCGGCGAGTCCGGTGCGGACAATCGGCAGTTGGCGGCCCAGCTGGCGCGGATCGCCGACGGCGACCGGGACACGTTCACCGAGTTCTACCGAGCCACCCAGCACCGGGTGTTCGGCCTGGCGTTGCGGGTGCTGCGCCGCCGGGCCACCGCCGAGGAGGTCACCCAGGAGGTCTACCTGCAGGTGTGGTCACTGGCCGGGCGGTACGACGACCGGCTGGCCAGCCCGATCGGCTGGCTGATGATGCTCACCCACCGCCGCGCCGTCGACCGGGTGCGCAGCGAAACCTCCGCCGCCGGTCGCGAACTCACCTACGGTCACCGGCATCTGGGCCGCGACCACGACATCGTCGCCGAGACCGTGGACCAGCGCGCGGACGAACGTGCCGTCGCCGACTGCCTGGCCGTGCTGACCGCCACCCAGCACGAGACCGTGGCGCTGGCCTATTATGGCGGCCACACCTACGCCGAGGTGGCCCGGCGGCTGGGCATCCCCCTCAATACCGTCAAAACCCGAATCCGCGACGGACTCGCACGCCTGCGGACCTGCTTGACCGGATCGGTGACCGATGACTGACATCCCACGGCACGCGGATCTACCCGATCTCGCCTACCCGTACGCGCTCGACGCGCTGTCGCCCGCGGACCGCCGCGCCGTGGAGCATGCGCTGGACCGCGCCGACGAGCCCACCGCCACCGAGTTCCGGGCGACCGTGAGAGCGGTTCGCGACACCCTCGCCGCCATGACCGCCGCCGATTCCGTCCCCGCCCCACCGCATCTCGAGGCGGCCCTGCTCGCCGCGCTGCCCGCGGCGCCGAAACCGGCACGCCCCCTCGGGATCTCCCGTCGCCTGCTCGCCGCCGCGGCGGCGGTGCTGATCCTCGGGAGCGCCACGGGCATCGGAGCCGTCGCGTACCACAACCACCACGTCTCCGCGACGATCACGGCCCAGCAGATCCGCACCCACGCCGATGCGCAGGTACGCACCATCGCGGTCGCCGGCGGCGGCACCCTCATCGTCGACGCCTCCCGCCAACTGGACGCGGCAGCGATCGCACTCGACACCGTGCCCCGACCGGCCACCGGGCACACCATCCAACTGTGGCTGATACCCGCAGCGGGACAACCACATTCGGCAGGACTGCTCGACACCCTCCCCACCGCCGGTGATCCCCTGATCGTGCACCTCGGTGACGCCGGTACGGTCGCCGTCACGATCGAACCGGCCGGTGGTTCCCCCCTGCCGACCACCGACCCCATCGCCGCGGTGCCGATCGACTGAGATGCCGGACCGGAACTACGCCAGGTCCGGCGGAAATCCGCCGGTGGCGATCGGCCCCCAGCGATCGATCGTGACGCGCAGCAGCGATTTGTTCTGCCGCCGCATCGCGGCACGGTAGTCGTCCCAGTCCGGATGCTCACCGGCGATGGACCGGTAGTACTCGACGAGCCCGTCCAGCGCCGCCGGCATGTCGAGGACCTCGGCGTGGCCGTCGACGTGGACGTAGGGTCCGTCCCAGTCGTCGGAGAGCACACACAACGAGACCCGCGGGTCACGACGGGCATTGCCGGTCTTCGCGCGCTGCGGATAGGTGGCGAGCACGATCCGCCCCTCGGCGTCGACACCGCAGCTCACCGGCGAACTCTGCGGGCGGCCGTCGCGCCGGGTGGTGATGAGGACCGCGCGGTGCCGGGGACGGACGAACTCCAGCAGCCCGGCGAGGTCCACCTCGTCGGCCTTGGCAATTCGAGGCAACGTTCCTCCTCCATATCGACGAGCGGAGCGAAGCTGATGACGCATCAGACCCTAGCCGGACCGCTGCCCCCGCATGCGCCGCCGGCCCCGATCGGTAGCCGCACCGTCGCCCGCCGACGTCGATGCCGTCGCGGTGTCACCCGCGTCACATCGGGACGCGAGGATACGCCCGCCGTTCGCGACACCGCGTCGCCCGTGACCGGCGGGTTTCGAAAAGAACTATCCGGCAAGCCAGTTCACGCACCATCCCGTCGACACCACTTGCTCATATGCGCCATCCGTCGGCACGTAACCCGAACGGACACAACGTCACTCCTCTAAAATAGCTTCCCGACTGTTCGGCACGTGTCGCGACGTGTCGCTTATATGCCATGCAGGACACCATATTTCATGTCCAGGTCGATTACGCCCGGCGCGACAGCGGATCCGCTCGCTGATACTTTCTATCCGCCCTCCGAGGTTCGTTGGCCCGCAATTGGACTGGAAACAGGAGATGTCGAATGAGTGTCGAGACAACAGAATCCGCCGCAGCCGAGGTGCCCTTGCATCTGCAAGGACGCAACGCCGTGGTGGCCGCGACGGAACCCGATCACTGGCGTGACGCGGTACCGGACTACCACCTGTCGGCGACCGTCATGCCGACCGAACGCAGCACCGGTCACGCGGCCGGATCGCTGGAGGCGATCGTCGAGGAATTGGTGCAGGTCTTCGAGATGGAGGTCTCGCACAAGAAGGATCCGGCCACCTGGGTGTCGGTCGTGGCCGAGCACTACCGCGGCCGGGTCAACGGCGGCCCCTGGCAGGATGCCGAGGAGTTCGCCCGCATCGGCAGTTACAACATCCTCATCGGCGACAACCCGTACTACGAGGCGTCCGGTGAGACCTTCGAATCCTCCCACCACATCTTCCATCAGGCGCTGCCCGGCGGCTTCTTCTGGGAGGTGCTCGAGGTGCTGACCGGCCCGCCGGTCGTGACGTTCAAGTGGCGGCACTGGGGTCGCTACGAGGGCGAGTACAAGGGCCACGCGCCGACCGGTGAGCTGGTCGAGTTGTTCGGTATGACGATCGCCAAGGTCGACGACGATCTGCGCATCGTGGAACTCGAGCATTTCTACGACAACAACAAGCTGCTCGGACCGCTCGCGCACGGCTGCCCGGTCCGGCAAGCCGGGCAATAGCCCCCGTCGAGATGGAAGTCCACCATTTCACGTACGGGCTGGTGACTCCGGTCATCGCCTACGTCATGTCGGTCATCGGATCGTTGCTGGGCCTGCAGTGCGCGCGCCGGGCCCGATCCGTCGCGCAACCGCAGGGCTGGCTGATCGCGGCCGCCGTCGCCATCGGCGGCACGGGTATCTGGGTCATGCATTTCGTCGCGATGCTCGGATTCTCGATCGAGGCCGCACAGATCCGATACAACATCCCCCTCACGCTGGCCAGCGCCGTCATCGCGATCGTCGTGGTCTGGGCCGGGCTGACGATCGTGACACGGTGGAAGAACACCTTCTGGGCGTTGCCGACCGGCGGCGCGGTGACCGGCCTCGGCGTCACGGCCATGCACTACTCGGGCATGTACGCGATGAGATCCGATGCGGTGCTGCACTATTCGACGTTGCTCGTGACGGTGTCGGTGGTGATCGCGGTGGTCGCCGCGACCGCCGCACTGTGGTTCACCATGCATGTGCGCGGACTGGCGGCCGCCTTCGGCGCCGCCCTCATCATGGGTGTCGCGGTCACCGGTATGCACTACACCGGGATGTCCGCCATCCACGCGCAGCGACCGGCCGTCGACATCGCACCGTCCGGCGCCGACGCGGTGCAACTGCTGCTCCCGCTGATGATCGGGGTCACCGTCATCACCATGCTGCTGTTCATCAACGTGGGGCTCAGCGACGACCACGAACCACCGCCGCCGTCGGCGGGCGGCCCGCGGCCACCCCCGTCGGGTCCCCCGCCGGCCTTCGGGCCCCCGCCCACCCCGCGTCCGGTCCGGCGCCCGGCACCGGGTGGCCCGGCGGCCGGGCCGCCCCGGGGCAGACCGGCAGCGCCCCGGCCGCAGTGGTGAGACGCTGGGCCCCGGCCGCGATCCTGGTGGCCGGTCTGCTCGGCGCCACGCTCGCTCCGGCGGGCGCGGCGCCCGAAACCGGGCCCCGCACAGTGCAGTTGACCTTCGACGACCCGTCGATCGATACCTCGGCCGCCGGCGGGACACTCGCCGGCGGCCGCACCCGGCTCGAGGTCGAGGTGCGGCTGCCCGCCGGATACGACCGGCATCCCGATGCGACCTACCCCGTGCTCTACCTGCTGCACGGCGCGCAGAACCGGCCGACCGTCTGGACCGACACTCCCGGTCTCGCGGAGTCCGTCGATGCGAGCGGGGCGATCGTGGTGATGCCCGATGCGGGCACCATCGGGATGTACACGAACTGGCGTGCGACCGGCGGCCCGCAGTGGGCCGATTTCCATCTCGGCACCGTGCTCCCGCGGATCGAGCACGACTTCCGGATCCGGCCCGGCCGCCGATTCCACGCTGTCGCAGGGATTTCCATGGGTGGTCAGGGGGCCCTGCGCTATGCCGAACTCGCCGACGACTACTTCGGGACCGTCGCGGCGCTCTCCCCGGCCCTGCCCGATATCCAATCCCCGCCCATGACAACGTTGTTCGCGCTCGCGATGGGTGCGGCGGCGGGAAGCGCCGTCCGCTACGAGGACGTCTGGGGGCCGCCGGACGGCCCCTTCGCCACCTCGATGAATCCGATGGCCCAGGTCGGCCGGCTCGGCAATTCCCGCGTCTTCCTCTCGGCCGGGGGACCGCCGTGCGCCGACGACCGCGATATCAACGTCTTCGCGCTCGCCGAGCCGGTCATCCGGCTCCAGACCCCGGCGTTCGCCGACGCGGCACGGGCCGCCGGCGCGGAGGTCACGGTCCGATACGACTGCGGACTGCACAGCTGGCCGGAGTTCGCCCGCGCACTGCACGAAGCCGTGGCCGACTGGGGACTGTTCGGCTGACCGGACTACTCGGCGCCGCGACCGGTGAAGTCGAAGGATCCGCCGTCGATGCCCCAGGAGATGATCCGGTCGGGGTGAATCCGGATGACCGCGCGCTCCTGCGGCGGGAACGGCGGTTCCTGATCGTCGAGCGCCTCGGCCGTGCCGCGCACCTCGATGCCGCGAATCACGTACGGCTCCACCGAAACCTGCTGGTCGACGACGAACGACACGCGGCTGCCCGCCTCGACATTGCGATACTTCCGGCTGGCGCGCATCCGCATGCCCCCGATATCGATCGTGCCGTCGGCGTTCACCCGGTAGTTGGTCGGATTGTTCTGCACGACGCCGTCGGCCGACACCGTGGCCAGCCGGCCGATCCCGGCCTCGGCGAGGAATTGCTGTTCGTTGACGGTGAAGCTCATATCGATCACTCCTCGGTGAAATCTAGCGGCGCTAGGACTTGAAGCAAAGATAACACCACCCCGCTAGTCTGTCTAGCGTTGCTAGATTTCAGGTCCGTGGAGAGTCCGGCCGAGCGCAGTCGGACTGCGCCGGTTCGTATTTGCGCCACGTGGCGCTGCTGTGCTGAAAACCGCACGTAACGAGGGTGCGGCGGGCCGGATCAGGGCACCGGGTCGGCCAAGGTGGTGATCGTCCGGTTGACCTGAGCCGCCGCCTTGACGTCGCCGGTCGCGTCGTGAATCCGGCGCTGCCAGTTCAGGCAGTCCAGCACGATGCCGTGGATCTCGGGATCGACCAGGGCACGCGGCACCAGCTGGCCGATGATGCCGTTCAGCCAGGCCGCGGCATCCGCGGCCGCGGTGAGC
This DNA window, taken from Nocardia sp. BMG111209, encodes the following:
- a CDS encoding MHYT domain-containing protein; protein product: MEVHHFTYGLVTPVIAYVMSVIGSLLGLQCARRARSVAQPQGWLIAAAVAIGGTGIWVMHFVAMLGFSIEAAQIRYNIPLTLASAVIAIVVVWAGLTIVTRWKNTFWALPTGGAVTGLGVTAMHYSGMYAMRSDAVLHYSTLLVTVSVVIAVVAATAALWFTMHVRGLAAAFGAALIMGVAVTGMHYTGMSAIHAQRPAVDIAPSGADAVQLLLPLMIGVTVITMLLFINVGLSDDHEPPPPSAGGPRPPPSGPPPAFGPPPTPRPVRRPAPGGPAAGPPRGRPAAPRPQW
- the sigK gene encoding ECF RNA polymerase sigma factor SigK, which encodes MTEPDDGVSSASRQLVSVAEPEADETSSARMAELLAAVADGDRDAFTVLYRRTSHRVFGLALRTVRNRATAEEITQEVYLQVWSLAGRYDERMAGPIGWLMMLTHRRTVDRIRADSAASGRETVYGVAVLSRDYDSVSEAVEQTLEERAVRGCLGTLTPVQRETIMLAYYGGLTYPEVAERLGIPLATVKARIRDGLKKLSVALSGRGLR
- a CDS encoding anti-sigma factor, with protein sequence MTDIPRHADLPDLAYPYALDALSPADRRAVEHALDRADEPTATEFRATVRAVRDTLAAMTAADSVPAPPHLEAALLAALPAAPKPARPLGISRRLLAAAAAVLILGSATGIGAVAYHNHHVSATITAQQIRTHADAQVRTIAVAGGGTLIVDASRQLDAAAIALDTVPRPATGHTIQLWLIPAAGQPHSAGLLDTLPTAGDPLIVHLGDAGTVAVTIEPAGGSPLPTTDPIAAVPID
- the sigK gene encoding ECF RNA polymerase sigma factor SigK; this encodes MTMADDQRFRPTGLDLTGEHPPEPPDSCPVHAGESGADNRQLAAQLARIADGDRDTFTEFYRATQHRVFGLALRVLRRRATAEEVTQEVYLQVWSLAGRYDDRLASPIGWLMMLTHRRAVDRVRSETSAAGRELTYGHRHLGRDHDIVAETVDQRADERAVADCLAVLTATQHETVALAYYGGHTYAEVARRLGIPLNTVKTRIRDGLARLRTCLTGSVTDD
- a CDS encoding alpha/beta hydrolase family protein, whose product is MRRWAPAAILVAGLLGATLAPAGAAPETGPRTVQLTFDDPSIDTSAAGGTLAGGRTRLEVEVRLPAGYDRHPDATYPVLYLLHGAQNRPTVWTDTPGLAESVDASGAIVVMPDAGTIGMYTNWRATGGPQWADFHLGTVLPRIEHDFRIRPGRRFHAVAGISMGGQGALRYAELADDYFGTVAALSPALPDIQSPPMTTLFALAMGAAAGSAVRYEDVWGPPDGPFATSMNPMAQVGRLGNSRVFLSAGGPPCADDRDINVFALAEPVIRLQTPAFADAARAAGAEVTVRYDCGLHSWPEFARALHEAVADWGLFG
- a CDS encoding PPOX class F420-dependent oxidoreductase; protein product: MSFTVNEQQFLAEAGIGRLATVSADGVVQNNPTNYRVNADGTIDIGGMRMRASRKYRNVEAGSRVSFVVDQQVSVEPYVIRGIEVRGTAEALDDQEPPFPPQERAVIRIHPDRIISWGIDGGSFDFTGRGAE
- a CDS encoding PPOX class F420-dependent oxidoreductase, with product MPRIAKADEVDLAGLLEFVRPRHRAVLITTRRDGRPQSSPVSCGVDAEGRIVLATYPQRAKTGNARRDPRVSLCVLSDDWDGPYVHVDGHAEVLDMPAALDGLVEYYRSIAGEHPDWDDYRAAMRRQNKSLLRVTIDRWGPIATGGFPPDLA